A window of the Cystobacter fuscus genome harbors these coding sequences:
- a CDS encoding DUF2381 family protein: protein MLPSSPGALLVVALLTGAAQAAEPPPVSRCAATARFDLAAGSPQGVPDVCASADEPTTFVFDSRVAAGTVEFQPGGRLADWAPGQEGLSLHVIPKADYLPGERIKVTVRFADGAAPASASFWLVGHAAKGTRRVEVFRQPRPPEVLKKERDEAQAEARQCQEDKARLLAERAGPGGLMGAAWMERAGSLVSGDVSGQLKRHLADALRWDEARSYSYTRKGEAQPASVAVRLRLVNPGAEPWTLAGAALVDSTGEEVELARWQEAPIPTGPIGGFVVVGTERAPEQLGCPCTLKLWESGGPRTVTIGNVTFPVSQKAAP from the coding sequence GTGCTGCCTTCGTCTCCTGGTGCCCTCCTGGTGGTTGCCCTTCTCACTGGCGCCGCGCAAGCCGCAGAGCCGCCCCCCGTCTCTCGCTGCGCCGCGACGGCGCGATTTGACTTGGCGGCGGGCTCCCCGCAGGGGGTACCGGACGTGTGCGCGAGCGCGGACGAGCCGACGACCTTCGTCTTTGACTCCCGCGTCGCTGCGGGCACGGTGGAGTTTCAACCGGGGGGCCGCCTTGCAGATTGGGCACCAGGGCAAGAGGGGCTGAGTCTCCACGTCATTCCCAAGGCGGATTATCTGCCAGGGGAGCGGATAAAGGTGACGGTGCGCTTCGCCGATGGCGCGGCACCGGCGAGCGCGAGCTTTTGGCTCGTGGGCCATGCGGCAAAGGGGACACGCCGGGTGGAGGTGTTCCGGCAGCCGCGCCCGCCAGAGGTGCTCAAGAAAGAGCGTGACGAGGCACAGGCCGAAGCGCGCCAGTGCCAGGAGGACAAGGCGCGGCTTCTGGCCGAACGAGCGGGGCCGGGCGGGCTCATGGGGGCCGCATGGATGGAGCGAGCTGGGAGCCTCGTGTCTGGGGACGTTAGCGGGCAGTTGAAGCGCCATCTGGCAGACGCGCTCAGGTGGGATGAAGCCCGGAGCTACAGCTACACGCGCAAGGGTGAGGCCCAACCGGCAAGCGTGGCAGTGCGGCTGCGCCTCGTAAACCCCGGCGCCGAGCCCTGGACGCTGGCAGGAGCGGCGCTCGTGGACTCGACGGGGGAAGAGGTGGAGCTTGCTCGGTGGCAAGAGGCGCCCATTCCTACGGGGCCGATAGGGGGCTTTGTCGTGGTCGGCACCGAGAGGGCACCGGAGCAGCTCGGCTGCCCCTGTACCCTCAAACTGTGGGAGTCAGGCGGGCCGCGCACCGTCACCATTGGGAACGTCACGTTCCCAGTGAGCCAAAAGGCGGCGCCCTGA